Part of the Onthophagus taurus isolate NC chromosome 11, IU_Otau_3.0, whole genome shotgun sequence genome is shown below.
AATTCcattaaatttcttattaattttgactcGACTATCACTTTGTAACGccgttaaaataaataaaatcttcaTATCTAAGATTTTAACATCGATCGGAATCTCATTCTCGCTTTAAAAGAATATATTCATTTAACAACtcttttaatatcaaaatacTCACGGATAATGTTTAACCCGTTTAAAAATACCCTCCAAAACACCATGTTTTAAACAAACCTCTCTAGAAATATTagcattaaacaaaatattacaacAAGCTTTTAGCCCTTCGATGAGCTTATCGTTATAAACAACAGTATTATTATCTCCTCCCAACCCCCCCATTGCTAGTATTAACACCAAAATGTTCGTTGAAACAAgttcatttaaacattttttctcacGACTTAATAATCGGATTATTATCAAACAAAATTGGTGTAAATCCCCTTGttctttatcttttaaaatgtgaTACAGTGCTTTCCATAATGATACTCTCGTGTTGTCTTCATCTAAAGCTGGGAAATTAAATTGATCTGAAAActggttttaaaacaaatcaattattagcattattatttttcaaatttaaacctTTTCTATTAGATCtttaagaatttcttttttagctGCGTTATCATCGCTATTTAATACTTCAATTTGTGATTccatattttaagaaattttaacaatctTTATAATACGCCCTAAAACAAGTTTTGAGGTTAACCATTGATTTTAGTTTGGTGTAGAATGAAGGTTAATAATCGATTTAGTAAAAAGAGATGTACATATTTGTAAATTGATGTAGAAAGTGATGCaacatattatttatttttttttaaatttaattttagattaatcTGAGTTGATTCTCAAAAGagaaagttatttataaaaaaaggtttttatgGTTCATGTAATTGCggaaaataattatacaaaGAGGAGGAAGTTTAAAGATAATGTAGGTCGGTTGTATGGGTCATAAATGCAGTTGGTACCAACACACGTTTATCCAATTCAATCTAATCATTCAATAAAagtaatcaaattattttattttaacgaaTCGATAAGACTGCAAAGAAAGAAGAATAACTTATAATTAAAGTGACAAAAATAATTGAGTCGCCTCGGTTGGTATTATTGCGATTTAACTTCACgttgattatttttacttcTTCCTGTCAAACCtgtcaaaatgttaaattgtgttaaatcGGATAGTTAACGAGTTCCtcaaacatattttaaaaatatgattgTGGTGACATGACATGAATTATTTACGGTACTGTTCATAgtgctaaaaataaattaactataCACATACCACATGTACAAATGTATTCCATATGCATaagtttataacctaaaaaatccAGTTGTTAAGTAATAAGTAGTAACGTAAAAATAAACGTATAAagtataataaatcaaaaaaatgagTGCAATATTCAGACACGTAAACGCGATAGTTTTAATATTCTTTGGTATTTGGATTGTGATCCttttatttattgcatttccGATGATCTCTACACACGTATCTCCTGCAAATACGGAAACTGTAGATCGACTTGCGAAGGCTTTAGCTGATTTAGAGATACTCCGTAAACAAAATAACGAGTTACAAGAGCTTTTTAGAGATATTAAATTAGGGTAATTATTCAATGCACTCTCATTTATCGAGTTTTACAACCTCAACATCTTTTGTAGTGATTttaaaagtgaagaaaaaGAAGCAATAGAAAACTTTCAAATGCGTCTGACGAAAGTGGAACACCCAAAATCGAAAAGACTTCAAGACGTCGGGTTTGTAAGCCAAAAAGAGGAACCAAACTCTCAATACGAAATATTGAGGAGACGAATTGCCACAAATACAAAggagttattttattatgttcgGGGTGAGATGCATAATCTGAAACAGCAAGTTCAACAGTTATCGGTGAACGCTGAGAGTTCTGTGGATGAGTTTTTGAAGGTGACCAAAGAGCACGAACGATCTTTATTGCATGATATCGCGCAATTGGGGGAGATTGATGGTTTCGCTACTTGGAGGGAATTAGAAGCTACCGAATTAAGTAATTTGGTACAGAAACGATTGAAGTATTTACAAAATCCCGCTGATTGTGAAAGTGCCAAAAAATTAGTTTGCAacttaaataaagtaataaaaataattttaaacaataaatttttaatttgtaattattttaaggGTTGTGGGTTTGGGTGTCAACTTCATCATGTAGTATACTGCTTATTGGTGGCTTATGGAACCGAAcgtactttaattttaaaatcgaaagGTTGGAAATATAATAAAGGGGGATGGGAGGAAAAGTTTAAACCAATAAGTGATACTTGTACAGATACGTTTGGTGAAAACGGCTCAACTTGGCCTGGTAATGATTAtcatgaataataataaaaaataatttaaaaattgattattttaggAACCCCCGAAACTCAAGTTTTAACTATATCCGTTATCGATTCGATTTCACCTCGACCTCCGTATCTTCCACCGGCAATCCCCGAGGATTTAGCCCCGCGATTAATACGATTGCACGGCGACCCCATCGTTTGGTGGATCggacaatttttaaaatatttaatgaaaccACAAGAAAAAACTTCGGCTTTAATGCAAGATACTATGTATAATATTGGATTTAAAAGACCTATTGTTGggtaaaaatattaattttaaaattacaaaaaagtgatgcaaacaaattttttagtgTTCATATTAGAAGAACGGATAAAGTAGGCACAGAAGCCTCTTTTCATTCTGTTAATGAATACATGGCTGTTGTTGAAGATTATTACGATCAATTAGAATTAAAAGGAGCAGTTGAAAAACGTAGGATATATCTCGCAACGGATGACCCGAAAGTTTTAGCAGAagcgaaaaaaaattatcccTCCTACGAGATTTTGGGTGACGCTTCTATATCAAAAACGGCATCGATTTCAACAAGATACTCAGAACAATCTTTAAACGGGATCATTTTAGACATTCATATGCTGTCAATGAGCGATTATTTAGTTTGCACGTTTTCATCTCAGGTTatttaaacaacaaatttaacaaaaatgtttaaccacaacatttattaataatttttaggtttGTAGAGTTGCGTATGAAATaatgcaaaattattttccggATGCGTCCGATAAGTTTAAATCCTTGGacgatatttattatttcgggGGTCAGAACCAACACAATCGCGTGGCTTTGTTGCCACACACCGCGCAATCCCAAGGCGAGATTAACTTGAACGTTAACGATTTGGTTGGAGTTGCTGGAAATCATTGGAATGGTTATAGTAAAGGGAAAAATTTACGGACGAAACAAACGGGGTTATATCCAAGCTTTAAAGTACAGGATAAAGTGGAAACAGTGAAGTTTCCAACGTATGCCAAAGCcactaataaaaataacgataatgataatgtgtaataaacaaattatttaataattttatttcaacagaAAAgatattgttgttttaaaccaCGGAAATAAAACTTTGCATTACgtagttttatattaaaattttatgtttgtcTAGGTTTTATGTTcctatattttataatttttaaatcaaattaaactaTGCTTCATATGTAAATATGAAGAGTAGTGCTTTTCTGTTGTTCTGCTGGGATTCCTGTGGATTTTGCCAGTTCTTATAAGTGGCTGGGTCCAAAAGGCTCGTGATCTTGTGCAATCTTGTTGTATTCATTTCTGTCCATAACTAAGGTCGCATTCCCCTTGTGCGCTGGTAGAACGATAATGTTATCGTTCGTAGCTGCTTTAAGCACGTTAtcttaaaagttaatttacaTATTTCAATTCAAGTGGTACCtaggtattaaattaaattttttttatcaaagtgaagtttattaattaatcaaaagatggaaattacatttaaagtgattttattaatatattgtaataattttaacattctcTTAGTTCACCGAGAGAACATAACCTAGAATTTGTGACAGAGAGATTTTCTGTTGGTGAAAATCTTATCTTAAACCGTTTTGTTTACTTTCAAATGTATCAATTATTGTAGTACAGCTCCTAAAGCACATTTTTCATCCATCGTTTGAggttttaacgttattttgaggaagaaatccttgatttaaatttgaatttttccaaCTTTACtcattgttgaaatttggcgtGTACTCCAATGTATGtctaaaaacaagaaaagacaACGTTGAATACGAAGTTTTATTACGTTTCATAAACGAATAAGGGAGAAATCAgcgaaaaaagaattaaattttgaaggttAATTCCGAGAAAAATCAAGAGATGACGCTAGTTTCGaagaaagaattttgaattttgaaaagggcGCGAAGCTAAGGACCAATCAGAAACGAGGAAAAAAACGGTTGGAGTGCCGGGGTATATAAGGAGATCGCGAACAGGGAGTGAGCGAGCCGTCGTCGGACCAGCGTCGAATGCACGCCGTCAGAtagaagaatttttgaaaagataacctcaaaaatctaagataatttttaaaaaaaagtcaaACCAActtacaatattaaaataaaaagagaatCATCCTACAACCTATTCCAAGAACTACTGATACTTCTTCGAGATCATCCAAGACCCTATTTCCGAAGAACAAACAGTTCAATTTCCCGTAAGAAGAATCCTGTAGACAATCCAGAAAATTAGTTAGTGCCCCGAACACAAGAGACAATCCATAATCCAGATACCACATTGAACTCCAATCCATTATTTTTCACAGTGAGTCggatgataattttattttattatttaacataacctacaaaaagaaaaatcaaagaatCAAACTCAAAGAACAACTCACAAGAGTTTtccatttgttattttcaaagaacGGTTCTAACTAGTTTTAtcccaaggtttatatataagaggttgtctaggttcgtacgcaatcatactgcgcattacgtcacatgtggaaaataataccgccaagcaGTACCGGTTGCGTGCGCAATCTGTGATCGtttacgtcacgaaacactgCTACTCTTGCCCCTTGCCCACAAACttaaatcaaagtattgcagcataggaacttagacaacctttaatatataaatcttGGTTTTATCCTACTCTCTCTCTCTCAAATAATAGACTGGTTCTCTCTAATATCGATATTTCAGTCGATAACCGCagttatctattttatttaaaaatttatctctcGTAAATAAGCattgttattaaagttaattgaggaaaaccattttttttgttactcatAAAACgagttaatttgattttgtgttaattaaatgaattttctGTCGAACCTGATTAATATTCTTTTGAACCTGAACTTGCccgaaagtttttaataagagtctcttaaaattaaagaaacccAAATTTATAGATTAATAACTTGTGTATAAAACATCACACAAGTAAAACAGcacaatattttcattaaattttaaaatttatataaaaaaccggatatttaacataaatctttttgacttttcatattattttgattCGTTTTATTATGCTTAGGGGCGCCCTCTttacacaaaaattataactatttttatttagaggttatgttagttgtttaaaagtttcatttttcgTTAAAATGGATTTCGAAGCGATTCACAAGCAATTTACCGAACCGGTTTATTCGATTGATTTACAAGAAAATAGCCCTGTTTTAGCTGTTCATTATTCCACTTATGAATGGTCTCAAGATATTATTTTGTTAGCTTTTCCCAAGAAAATAATCGTTGGTCAAATCCTCTTTGAGGTAattataaagatattttatagAAAGAAAACGTgttataaaactaaatattttaGGATAAATTAGAACTAAGTATTCTGGCTGAAATCCAACATCCTCTTCGATGCACAAATTTATATCTTTCTTCTGAAACTGTGTTGAATATAATTCCGATAAACGTTCAATTTTGTACGGCGgctaatgattttaaaatacgCATTTTTAAGACTAACTTATCAGATGAAAATTCTTGTATGGAATTAACTGGACATGAAAGTTATATTAACGATCTAAATTATGATCCAACAAACAGTTATATTGCGTCTGTTAGCGATGATCACACAGTTAAAGTTTGGTCGACGGAGGATAATAAGTTAACAGCCTTTTTTAACTTAACATCCCCAGGAGTATCCTGTTGCTGGCACAGAGAAGatcctttaaaattattggttGCTGAAAAAATCGGAGTAATTCGGTTTTACAACGTTTCAGCGATTAAACCAATTTTATCGTGTAGTTACACAAAATCATTATCAGCGGCTCATTGGTCCCCAAATGATTCTCAGTTACTTGCATCATTACATATGGGAGAACTTTTATTGTGGGATGCAACACGTTTGAGTCGCCCAATTCAaactaaattgatttatacagaATCTGGtggtgatttaaaatttaatatgtcCGGGGAATTTTTAGCGATTGTGAATAAACTGGAAAACTCTATCAAAGTATTTCACGTTCAAACACAACAGGAACGGTTAAACGCAACTCTTTCATCACCAACAAACATTACATGGCACTTTAGATATCCCTTAATATGTGTGGGAGATGATCgtaaattgaatttttggaaaattcctggaaaataattgtcaatttaaaaaaacataacctcaaaagatggaaattaaatttaacacgatttcatcaataaataaatgtaaatattcattaaatcttaaaaaattaggtaaaaatatgtatttaatgcgtaaacattaattttttgattctaattttccgatttttatattgaggttatgttcctggaaaatgataaataaatcaatcaatataatctgttttttatttaaattaattgtcaAAGCGTCGTCAAGTTGGTATTGAAAGTAAAAACGCATGTCGtgacttttactttaattgtgtGCCACCACTGtctatcaaatttgttaagattgattaaaaaacaatttt
Proteins encoded:
- the LOC111414587 gene encoding alpha-(1,6)-fucosyltransferase, yielding MSAIFRHVNAIVLIFFGIWIVILLFIAFPMISTHVSPANTETVDRLAKALADLEILRKQNNELQELFRDIKLGDFKSEEKEAIENFQMRLTKVEHPKSKRLQDVGFVSQKEEPNSQYEILRRRIATNTKELFYYVRGEMHNLKQQVQQLSVNAESSVDEFLKVTKEHERSLLHDIAQLGEIDGFATWRELEATELSNLVQKRLKYLQNPADCESAKKLVCNLNKGCGFGCQLHHVVYCLLVAYGTERTLILKSKGWKYNKGGWEEKFKPISDTCTDTFGENGSTWPGTPETQVLTISVIDSISPRPPYLPPAIPEDLAPRLIRLHGDPIVWWIGQFLKYLMKPQEKTSALMQDTMYNIGFKRPIVGVHIRRTDKVGTEASFHSVNEYMAVVEDYYDQLELKGAVEKRRIYLATDDPKVLAEAKKNYPSYEILGDASISKTASISTRYSEQSLNGIILDIHMLSMSDYLVCTFSSQVCRVAYEIMQNYFPDASDKFKSLDDIYYFGGQNQHNRVALLPHTAQSQGEINLNVNDLVGVAGNHWNGYSKGKNLRTKQTGLYPSFKVQDKVETVKFPTYAKATNKNNDNDNV
- the LOC111414567 gene encoding nucleoporin Nup37, whose protein sequence is MDFEAIHKQFTEPVYSIDLQENSPVLAVHYSTYEWSQDIILLAFPKKIIVGQILFEDKLELSILAEIQHPLRCTNLYLSSETVLNIIPINVQFCTAANDFKIRIFKTNLSDENSCMELTGHESYINDLNYDPTNSYIASVSDDHTVKVWSTEDNKLTAFFNLTSPGVSCCWHREDPLKLLVAEKIGVIRFYNVSAIKPILSCSYTKSLSAAHWSPNDSQLLASLHMGELLLWDATRLSRPIQTKLIYTESGGDLKFNMSGEFLAIVNKLENSIKVFHVQTQQERLNATLSSPTNITWHFRYPLICVGDDRKLNFWKIPGK